A DNA window from candidate division WOR-3 bacterium contains the following coding sequences:
- a CDS encoding C25 family cysteine peptidase, whose product MKKLLIVLICVVIPLFAGTMTKTATFSMQDLLIYGAAGSDVIEIKGHPVMVYPGAPRMPRVVQKLVIPAGAVLTNVRVIAEDWQDVPGTFNVVPAQPDVPLPMPGKTFEPEIFPPDPDIYSWDKPFPENTIANGGTGNMNGYRIAHVEIFPVRYIPAQKKLQLATTITYEIEYRENGARNWIATDRQRDVFGNAVRALVVNPEDVLQFAPLVQKNMRPATVPPGYFEYVVISAPPVDTVFERFAEWKTKKGVPATVVEVSWISSNYTGYDLQEKIRAFIEDAKDNWGTIYFLLGGSGDQMTSGQNIVPARMTYYYTYSTVGRDDTIPSDLYYADLDGNWDFNGNHVYGQLSDSVDMYADVFVGRASVYSVAKAQNFVNKVFTYEKNPPTDYLKKMLLPAAILWSSYNERPIQDSLARMTPSGWVDGKLYERNGTLSRQWMIDSMNVGYGMGHWVGHGDENGIYMGTPYLNSTDAQNLVNGDRQGIANSIACMCGGWDLVPGGDCFAEHLVNRVGGGLVAALMNSRYGWGAYVSGIGYVPGPSERIDTSFYYNVISDDMFHIGEAHSVSKDAWVYYADSGYQYDMTRWCLYELNLLGDPEMPVWTDVPQNLTVNFPSAIPLGSQNVNVVVTSSGSPVNNALVCLLKGDEAYASGYTNTAGLVTLSVYPNSPGGMDITVTALNHYPFEDSIIVQSTNYAYVTFLNYLISDPSPGGNNNNQLNPGESAQLPVWVMNWGQSQGNSISGIISTENTYATLSDTVKNFGNIAANDSAYTGTDGFDVAISSSCPNNNTILFTLTCKDNVDSTWVSQFSLTVYAPALSCQQYSVSGNGILDPGETADIVVTLENEGGATATNVSATLLCNSSHLTIVDNAGSFGTIAPGGSGSNGSDPFTVTAGASAPYGMLVDCDLVVVAGLYVDT is encoded by the coding sequence ATGAAGAAACTTCTGATCGTTTTGATCTGTGTCGTCATTCCGCTTTTCGCGGGTACGATGACGAAGACAGCGACGTTTTCGATGCAGGATTTGTTGATCTACGGCGCCGCTGGCAGTGATGTGATTGAGATCAAAGGGCATCCAGTTATGGTCTATCCAGGTGCTCCACGCATGCCACGCGTTGTGCAGAAACTGGTCATTCCTGCTGGTGCCGTGCTGACGAACGTGAGAGTCATTGCCGAAGACTGGCAGGATGTTCCGGGTACATTCAACGTTGTGCCGGCACAACCCGACGTGCCATTGCCAATGCCGGGCAAGACCTTTGAGCCCGAAATTTTCCCACCGGATCCTGATATCTATTCATGGGACAAACCCTTTCCGGAGAACACGATAGCAAACGGCGGCACGGGTAACATGAACGGGTACCGGATCGCTCACGTGGAGATTTTTCCTGTGCGCTATATACCCGCGCAGAAGAAACTCCAGCTTGCTACAACCATTACATATGAAATAGAGTATCGGGAGAACGGGGCTCGAAATTGGATCGCCACTGACCGGCAGAGAGATGTTTTCGGCAACGCGGTGCGCGCCCTCGTTGTCAACCCTGAGGATGTACTGCAATTTGCCCCGCTCGTTCAAAAGAACATGAGGCCGGCTACCGTGCCTCCGGGATATTTTGAGTATGTTGTCATCAGCGCGCCGCCTGTCGATACGGTGTTCGAGCGTTTCGCCGAGTGGAAGACCAAGAAAGGTGTCCCGGCGACTGTCGTCGAAGTCTCCTGGATCAGCAGCAATTACACGGGCTATGACCTGCAGGAGAAGATAAGGGCATTTATTGAGGACGCAAAGGATAACTGGGGCACGATATATTTTCTGCTCGGTGGATCTGGCGATCAGATGACGAGCGGGCAGAACATCGTGCCGGCAAGGATGACATACTACTACACTTATTCAACTGTCGGCCGTGATGATACGATCCCCAGTGATCTGTACTATGCTGACCTCGATGGTAACTGGGATTTCAACGGCAACCACGTGTACGGACAACTCAGCGACAGCGTTGATATGTATGCAGATGTCTTTGTCGGCCGCGCTTCGGTGTACAGTGTGGCAAAGGCGCAGAACTTCGTCAACAAGGTTTTCACGTATGAGAAGAATCCGCCGACCGATTATCTGAAGAAAATGCTACTGCCGGCGGCAATACTCTGGTCGAGCTATAATGAACGGCCGATACAGGATTCACTTGCCAGGATGACACCGTCCGGTTGGGTAGATGGAAAGCTGTACGAGCGCAACGGGACACTGAGCCGACAGTGGATGATCGATTCGATGAACGTCGGCTATGGTATGGGCCACTGGGTTGGCCACGGTGATGAGAACGGGATATACATGGGTACACCGTATCTCAACTCGACCGACGCCCAAAATTTGGTGAACGGTGACCGGCAGGGCATCGCGAATTCGATCGCCTGTATGTGCGGCGGTTGGGATCTTGTGCCGGGAGGCGATTGCTTTGCCGAGCATCTCGTGAACCGTGTTGGCGGAGGACTCGTTGCCGCATTGATGAATTCGCGTTATGGCTGGGGTGCTTATGTAAGCGGTATAGGTTACGTGCCCGGCCCGTCAGAACGAATAGACACGTCATTTTATTATAATGTTATATCCGATGATATGTTCCACATTGGCGAAGCGCATTCCGTATCCAAAGATGCCTGGGTATACTATGCAGACTCAGGGTATCAATACGACATGACCCGCTGGTGCCTCTATGAGTTGAATCTCCTTGGCGATCCGGAAATGCCCGTGTGGACCGATGTGCCGCAGAATCTTACGGTGAACTTTCCTTCCGCGATTCCTCTTGGGTCTCAGAACGTGAACGTGGTAGTGACCAGCAGCGGCAGCCCTGTGAACAATGCTCTCGTTTGTCTCCTGAAAGGAGATGAGGCGTATGCGAGCGGATACACGAACACGGCCGGGCTGGTGACGCTGAGCGTTTACCCGAACTCGCCGGGTGGTATGGATATCACGGTTACTGCTCTGAATCACTATCCATTTGAGGATTCGATTATTGTTCAGTCAACCAACTATGCGTATGTTACATTCTTGAATTATTTGATCAGCGATCCGTCTCCAGGCGGCAATAATAATAACCAACTTAACCCTGGTGAGTCCGCACAACTGCCGGTATGGGTGATGAATTGGGGACAGAGTCAGGGCAACAGCATAAGCGGCATCATCAGCACTGAGAATACATATGCTACACTTTCCGATACAGTAAAGAACTTTGGGAACATCGCGGCGAATGATTCCGCCTACACAGGAACCGACGGTTTCGATGTAGCCATCTCTTCATCGTGTCCGAACAACAATACAATACTGTTCACACTTACCTGCAAGGACAATGTCGACTCGACATGGGTGTCACAGTTCAGCCTCACCGTCTACGCGCCGGCTCTTAGTTGCCAGCAGTATTCGGTATCCGGTAATGGGATACTGGATCCGGGTGAAACAGCGGATATCGTCGTGACCCTTGAGAATGAGGGAGGTGCGACTGCCACGAACGTAAGCGCTACCTTACTCTGCAATTCGTCACATCTGACGATTGTCGACAATGCGGGTAGTTTTGGGACGATTGCGCCGGGTGGTAGTGGCAGTAACGGTTCGGATCCGTTTACGGTGACGGCGGGTGCGTCGGCGCCGTATGGGATGTTGGTGGATTGTGATTTAGTGGTGGTGGCGGGTTTGTATGTGGATACGT
- a CDS encoding M14 family zinc carboxypeptidase, which produces MKRIFFLFIFLVVAVYAQEMVVRVYAPTWHDMERVSVKYDFDVVGARAGEYYDLVVSSDEFSRIVGSGLIYEVIVHDVALAKESVRAEYLSYAEIEDSLRHLVQDYPSLCKLDSLPITTFNGNWIYGIKISDNPHLEEDDEPGFLIDGAHHSNEWACVPVIMFFVDSMLSAYGSVSEITEIINNTEIYCFPVINVDGYLYDYPTGFYWRKNREPFGGYIGNDPNRNYRGCSPDIEGDWGAVDEGQASHRPSHSLFCGAYGGSGDEIRSLTYFVEEHIINAYMSYHSSGEVIMWPWGWTDDGVPDGLLHEQVGDYMADQVHRLYGGTYDSGPIYSAIYPVSGSSVDWFYSWSHWVGGVSMLSFTTELGTSQYQPVSQLDQMVHENFKALKYLAGFCDSIVLLLDAVVPPPEIYDLGNVGSDYTVAWHTRNPDDNHPTHWELLELTGPSVIEDDLENGADRWILDGFILDTTQVHSGEFSFFSRSYFNMNHAVQTLHPYMVEEGDSVTFWCWYDLETNYDVAVVEVSKNSLEWYNLDTTRYTGSSGGWIRRAYSLEDWVDESVHIRFRSMTDGSILNGGFFVDDIYPVCLFENVDTVSSAINDTLYDFENHASGEFFYQVRGNNASWGWGGYSCLARAEISFNIDEGDVAGLQRITSSIALFQNPNTDRVQVRYTLGHESKNTSLRIYDSSGRLVADLSERLLDIGYPSSVVWDCRDDEGGVVPNGIYFLRFTADEARQVLKAVIMR; this is translated from the coding sequence ATGAAAAGAATTTTTTTTCTATTTATATTTCTGGTTGTTGCGGTCTATGCCCAGGAGATGGTAGTTCGAGTGTATGCGCCGACCTGGCACGATATGGAAAGAGTGTCGGTCAAATATGACTTCGATGTTGTCGGTGCAAGGGCGGGTGAATATTACGACCTGGTTGTTAGTAGCGACGAGTTCAGCAGGATTGTTGGCTCGGGACTCATTTACGAAGTGATCGTGCATGACGTGGCACTTGCGAAAGAGAGTGTTCGCGCCGAGTACCTTTCTTATGCTGAGATTGAAGACAGCCTCAGGCACCTGGTCCAGGACTATCCGTCATTATGTAAACTCGACTCTTTGCCGATAACCACGTTTAACGGTAACTGGATATATGGCATCAAGATCTCAGATAATCCGCATCTCGAAGAGGATGATGAGCCTGGTTTTTTGATCGACGGTGCACATCATTCCAATGAGTGGGCGTGCGTGCCGGTCATCATGTTCTTTGTTGACTCGATGCTCAGTGCATATGGTTCTGTGTCAGAGATCACCGAAATCATCAACAATACAGAGATATACTGTTTCCCGGTGATAAACGTTGACGGTTATCTATATGATTATCCGACGGGTTTTTACTGGCGGAAGAACCGGGAACCGTTCGGCGGTTACATCGGTAACGACCCGAATCGAAACTACCGCGGGTGTTCGCCGGATATTGAAGGTGATTGGGGTGCGGTTGACGAGGGCCAGGCATCGCACCGGCCAAGCCATAGCCTTTTCTGCGGTGCATATGGCGGGTCGGGTGATGAAATTCGTTCCTTGACGTATTTTGTTGAAGAGCATATCATTAATGCGTACATGTCATATCACAGCTCGGGCGAGGTGATAATGTGGCCGTGGGGTTGGACAGATGACGGAGTGCCGGATGGTCTACTACATGAACAGGTGGGTGACTACATGGCAGATCAGGTTCACCGCTTGTATGGCGGCACCTACGATTCTGGTCCGATCTATTCTGCGATATACCCGGTGAGCGGCTCAAGCGTTGACTGGTTTTACAGCTGGTCCCATTGGGTTGGTGGCGTTTCCATGCTATCCTTCACGACTGAATTGGGAACCTCACAGTATCAACCGGTCTCCCAGCTCGATCAAATGGTGCACGAGAATTTCAAGGCATTGAAGTACCTTGCAGGATTTTGCGACTCGATAGTCTTGCTGCTCGATGCCGTGGTGCCGCCGCCGGAGATCTATGACCTTGGCAATGTGGGCTCTGATTACACTGTTGCGTGGCACACCCGGAACCCGGATGATAACCATCCAACACACTGGGAGTTACTTGAGCTTACTGGTCCTTCGGTCATCGAGGACGATCTGGAAAACGGTGCCGACCGATGGATCCTGGATGGTTTCATTCTGGATACTACACAGGTCCATTCCGGCGAGTTCAGTTTTTTCTCGCGGAGCTATTTCAACATGAATCACGCCGTACAAACCTTGCATCCCTACATGGTTGAGGAAGGGGATTCTGTTACCTTCTGGTGCTGGTATGATCTGGAAACAAACTATGATGTAGCAGTGGTTGAGGTTTCGAAGAATTCTCTCGAATGGTATAATCTCGACACAACGCGGTATACGGGAAGTTCCGGCGGCTGGATACGCAGGGCGTACTCGCTCGAGGATTGGGTAGATGAATCTGTGCATATCAGATTTCGCTCTATGACCGATGGTTCGATACTCAATGGCGGCTTCTTTGTCGATGATATTTATCCGGTGTGTCTTTTTGAAAATGTGGACACGGTGTCATCCGCCATCAATGACACGCTGTATGATTTCGAAAACCATGCAAGCGGAGAATTTTTCTATCAGGTTCGCGGGAATAACGCGAGTTGGGGTTGGGGTGGTTACTCGTGTCTTGCGCGTGCGGAGATTTCGTTCAATATCGATGAAGGGGATGTCGCCGGGCTGCAGCGCATAACATCTTCGATTGCATTGTTCCAGAATCCCAACACGGACCGTGTGCAGGTTAGATATACACTCGGTCACGAATCCAAGAACACGAGTTTACGTATCTACGACTCCTCGGGACGGCTCGTGGCAGATCTGTCAGAAAGGTTGCTTGATATCGGATATCCATCATCTGTTGTTTGGGATTGTCGTGATGATGAGGGCGGGGTGGTTCCGAACGGGATATATTTCTTGCGCTTTACAGCCGATGAAGCAAGACAGGTTCTTAAAGCAGTAATCATGAGATAG
- the lepB gene encoding signal peptidase I, translating to MKVRLKREIYTWATVIAVVLILRAIFVEAYVIPTASMEKTLLIGDALLVNRFIYGVKIPIPLTTKQIPIIPGRMPNRGEIIVFRYPFENKDFVKRCVAVENDTVQLINKVLYVNGNEVDEPYIRHTDRNVIRGVIADDRNYQKAWEKADLADIIGYQVRDNFGPVVVPKDCIFAMGDNRDNSADSRFWGPLHKRYLKGKPLFIYFSFDPGGEVSNFFEVFKFWQWKAIRMNRIGEVI from the coding sequence GTGAAGGTAAGACTCAAACGCGAGATCTACACCTGGGCTACCGTGATCGCTGTTGTTTTGATCCTACGTGCAATCTTCGTTGAGGCCTATGTTATTCCCACCGCATCCATGGAGAAGACGCTTCTCATCGGAGACGCTCTTCTCGTAAACAGGTTCATATACGGCGTCAAAATCCCGATACCCCTAACAACGAAACAAATTCCGATAATACCTGGACGGATGCCGAATCGCGGGGAAATAATTGTGTTCAGGTATCCGTTCGAGAACAAGGATTTTGTGAAGCGCTGTGTTGCGGTCGAAAATGATACGGTCCAGCTGATCAACAAGGTCCTGTACGTGAACGGCAATGAGGTTGATGAACCCTATATCCGTCATACCGATCGTAATGTGATCCGGGGCGTGATCGCCGATGACCGAAATTATCAGAAAGCGTGGGAGAAAGCCGATCTTGCGGACATCATTGGCTATCAGGTGCGTGATAACTTCGGACCGGTCGTTGTGCCCAAGGACTGTATTTTCGCCATGGGTGATAATCGTGATAATTCGGCGGATTCAAGATTCTGGGGACCTTTGCATAAGAGATATCTGAAGGGTAAACCACTGTTCATCTATTTCTCGTTTGACCCGGGCGGTGAGGTCTCTAATTTCTTTGAAGTCTTCAAGTTCTGGCAATGGAAGGCGATCCGCATGAATAGAATTGGTGAGGTCATTTAG
- a CDS encoding C4-type zinc ribbon domain-containing protein, with protein sequence MDSTLDLLLKIQSLNDEVEDTKTQLTQMPQEMAKLEKQMSTREEELKTAEARILDLKKTYKLKEIEIADNEEKMAKLNTQTFAVKTNEEYRAILNEVDFLKQKNKEIEDEMLGFMEEEEKLNNSIDAIRAETKEFTDATKSRIAELKQRSESLTEQQKIAEANLNDNIAKLPEDVKVLYKRVAKVRDKTVCAIVDNTCTGCYANLTHQFLNELKKRNKILLCETCGRILVYTTSG encoded by the coding sequence ATGGATAGCACGCTGGATCTCCTCTTAAAGATCCAAAGTCTTAACGATGAAGTAGAAGATACCAAGACGCAATTAACACAAATGCCCCAAGAGATGGCAAAACTCGAGAAGCAAATGAGTACACGCGAGGAAGAGTTAAAGACGGCCGAAGCCAGAATTCTTGACCTTAAGAAAACATACAAACTCAAGGAGATCGAGATTGCGGATAATGAAGAAAAGATGGCAAAACTGAATACTCAGACTTTTGCGGTGAAAACAAACGAAGAATACCGCGCCATACTCAATGAAGTTGATTTTCTGAAGCAGAAAAATAAGGAAATCGAAGATGAAATGCTCGGCTTTATGGAAGAAGAGGAAAAACTCAACAATTCGATAGACGCAATACGTGCTGAAACCAAGGAGTTTACCGACGCGACGAAATCCAGAATCGCCGAGTTGAAGCAAAGAAGTGAATCGCTGACCGAGCAGCAGAAAATAGCAGAGGCAAATCTCAACGACAACATTGCCAAACTCCCCGAGGATGTGAAAGTCTTGTACAAGCGAGTCGCAAAAGTTCGCGACAAAACTGTCTGTGCCATAGTTGACAACACCTGCACCGGGTGCTACGCCAACCTTACGCATCAGTTTCTCAACGAACTCAAAAAACGCAACAAGATACTGTTGTGCGAAACCTGTGGTCGGATTCTTGTTTATACTACTTCCGGTTAA
- a CDS encoding ribonuclease HI family protein yields MALQKKPQYSIFVDGSSRGNPGPAGVGVAAFGAGEDNPSVEISKYIGLTTNNVAEYEAVIHALKWMIDSGIRQATIKLDSELVFKQLMGNYRVRSPHIKLLVKRINTLKSQIEEVTFVLVPREENKLANRLAQTASKKVKVKHQRFKQLPLR; encoded by the coding sequence ATGGCTCTCCAAAAAAAGCCGCAGTATTCTATTTTCGTGGATGGTTCGTCGCGGGGCAATCCAGGCCCCGCAGGCGTCGGCGTTGCTGCCTTCGGCGCAGGCGAAGACAACCCCTCAGTTGAAATATCCAAATACATAGGGCTCACAACTAACAACGTAGCCGAATATGAAGCCGTCATCCATGCGCTTAAATGGATGATCGATTCAGGCATCCGGCAGGCCACGATCAAACTCGACTCGGAATTGGTATTCAAACAACTAATGGGCAATTATCGCGTCAGATCTCCACACATCAAACTGCTCGTAAAAAGAATAAACACACTCAAGTCGCAGATCGAAGAGGTAACTTTCGTGCTAGTGCCGCGCGAAGAAAACAAACTGGCGAACCGGCTCGCCCAGACGGCATCAAAAAAAGTTAAGGTCAAACACCAGAGATTCAAGCAGCTACCATTACGGTAA
- a CDS encoding TrkH family potassium uptake protein has product MFGKREINAPRILIGGYLGIIAIGTVLLMLPASTRSGISFIDSLFTASSALCVTGLIVKNTALDFTLFGKCVLLALIQIGGLGYMTLSTTFFFFIGRKISLRDRLLFKESINLLTYENLRRFAWRVFRITIVVELLGTVLLYSAFVQRFNAPTALGHAFFHAVSAFCNAGFSTFSENMALFSSSVSGPLVVSVLFIFGGIGFVVISDLYTTFIRRQKKKLSLHTTIVLRTTLALIMIGTAFIFFIEYDRSLAGLPFHHKLITAFFQAVTPRTAGFNTMNITLFSPVTIALLMLFMFVGASPGGTGGGIKTTTFALLFRWAKDLMLGRYGKDVIALKNRIPIEQAFRAFLIFMLSGSTIVVAFFLILLIDKQNPLKVLFEIFSAFGTVGLSLGSSINPFCSFSYDLSVLGKLVIIGTLIAGRVGTITLGSAILKPHPLEYAYPEEPIVVG; this is encoded by the coding sequence ATGTTTGGCAAACGTGAAATAAACGCACCAAGAATCCTCATCGGAGGGTATCTCGGCATAATCGCGATCGGCACGGTGCTGCTTATGTTACCCGCGTCAACCCGGAGCGGCATCAGTTTCATCGACTCTCTCTTCACCGCATCCTCGGCGCTGTGCGTCACCGGGCTGATCGTCAAGAACACGGCATTGGATTTTACCCTGTTTGGTAAGTGTGTCTTGCTGGCTCTGATACAGATCGGCGGTCTGGGTTACATGACACTCTCAACTACTTTTTTCTTCTTCATCGGACGCAAGATATCACTTCGCGACCGCCTGCTTTTCAAGGAATCGATCAATCTTCTCACCTACGAGAATTTGCGTCGCTTTGCATGGCGTGTGTTCAGGATCACGATTGTCGTCGAACTGCTGGGAACGGTGTTGCTGTACTCGGCTTTCGTGCAAAGATTCAACGCGCCGACCGCCCTCGGGCACGCATTCTTTCATGCAGTCTCAGCGTTCTGCAATGCAGGTTTCTCTACTTTCTCGGAAAACATGGCATTGTTTTCATCGTCAGTTTCAGGACCACTGGTAGTCTCCGTGCTATTCATATTTGGCGGCATCGGATTCGTTGTGATATCGGATCTGTATACGACCTTTATCAGAAGACAAAAGAAAAAACTTTCCCTCCACACGACCATCGTGTTGAGAACGACGCTTGCCCTCATCATGATCGGTACAGCCTTTATATTCTTTATCGAATACGACCGCAGCCTTGCTGGTTTGCCTTTCCATCATAAACTGATCACGGCTTTCTTCCAGGCCGTCACTCCGAGGACCGCTGGCTTTAACACAATGAACATAACACTTTTCTCGCCGGTCACCATCGCGCTTCTCATGCTGTTCATGTTTGTCGGTGCCTCTCCTGGCGGTACGGGTGGAGGTATAAAAACAACGACGTTCGCACTCCTATTCAGATGGGCAAAAGACCTGATGCTCGGCAGGTACGGCAAAGATGTAATCGCTTTGAAGAACAGGATCCCCATTGAGCAGGCTTTCCGCGCCTTCCTGATTTTCATGCTATCTGGTTCAACGATCGTCGTCGCCTTCTTCCTTATTTTGCTCATAGACAAGCAGAACCCGCTCAAGGTCCTTTTTGAAATCTTCTCAGCGTTCGGCACAGTCGGACTTTCTCTGGGTTCATCAATTAACCCGTTTTGCAGTTTTTCGTACGACCTTTCCGTACTGGGCAAGTTGGTCATAATCGGTACTCTTATTGCGGGCCGGGTTGGTACCATTACCCTGGGAAGTGCGATACTCAAGCCCCATCCCCTGGAATACGCGTACCCTGAAGAACCAATCGTGGTTGGCTAA
- a CDS encoding amidohydrolase — MNKNYNPGVRILENTRVVDFARKRVQSCALLIEDDTIKEKITERHARPKGILKLDLRGKYVIPGFIDAHTHLVPEGIKMQRLDLSRCRSLEDCLEKIRADLKTKDISFASNWDETAWPTYDSKDHNRHTLDKLSRKKPIIMRRICGHYAVVNTAALRHIPENRKIVDRKKGILLEDAALNLNDFFPPTDEMMEKAVMLATNKALRQGITSVHEISKPSYFRALQKKKNELKIRYSIYLTEKHHKHVLRTGLRTGYGDDWLRFAGTKIFLDGSIGAHTAALKQPYRNEPIRGKILIPSRKLAWFVDTAESNGIQLMLHSIGDRTTDTALRVLKEHTSHGNPLRHRIEHLEMLNGETIAAIGRMKTIASMQPNFVHRWQKSGGFYEKVLGARYKKMNPFQSLLRNRVKLMFGSDCMPLGPLYGIQGAIKHPSEDERLSIAQAFLLYTEAGAFATFEEKKKGKLEQGYLADLVVLNENPLEERNLLNLKVEGVMVGGEMVFSSIPEWWCARR, encoded by the coding sequence ATGAACAAAAATTACAACCCGGGTGTACGCATCCTTGAAAATACACGTGTTGTTGACTTTGCCAGAAAAAGGGTTCAATCGTGCGCGCTGCTTATCGAGGACGACACTATCAAGGAGAAAATCACTGAACGCCATGCCCGGCCAAAAGGAATCCTCAAACTTGACTTGCGGGGAAAGTATGTAATACCGGGATTCATCGACGCCCATACTCACCTCGTCCCGGAAGGCATCAAGATGCAACGGCTTGATCTAAGTCGGTGCCGTTCACTAGAAGATTGTCTGGAGAAGATACGCGCTGATCTCAAAACAAAGGACATTAGCTTCGCTTCTAATTGGGATGAAACGGCATGGCCCACATATGACTCCAAAGATCATAACCGCCACACGCTCGATAAGCTTTCGAGAAAAAAGCCAATAATAATGCGCCGCATCTGCGGCCACTATGCAGTCGTCAATACCGCCGCATTACGGCATATTCCAGAGAATCGAAAAATCGTCGACCGGAAAAAAGGAATTCTCCTTGAAGACGCCGCCCTTAACCTCAATGACTTCTTTCCACCAACCGATGAAATGATGGAGAAGGCAGTGATGCTCGCGACAAACAAGGCCTTGCGTCAGGGTATAACATCAGTCCACGAAATATCCAAACCAAGTTATTTCCGCGCACTTCAGAAAAAGAAAAATGAACTCAAGATCAGGTATTCGATATACCTGACAGAAAAGCATCACAAGCATGTGTTGAGGACAGGTTTACGAACAGGATATGGAGACGACTGGCTCCGGTTCGCCGGTACGAAGATCTTCCTCGACGGCTCCATCGGCGCACACACGGCTGCGCTGAAGCAACCTTACAGGAATGAGCCAATAAGGGGTAAAATCCTGATACCATCACGCAAACTTGCATGGTTCGTCGATACTGCTGAATCAAATGGTATACAATTAATGCTGCATTCGATCGGCGACCGCACAACTGATACTGCCCTTCGAGTCCTGAAGGAACACACTTCTCATGGAAATCCACTGAGACACCGCATCGAACATCTCGAGATGCTCAACGGCGAAACCATTGCCGCTATCGGTCGGATGAAAACAATCGCATCGATGCAACCGAATTTCGTGCATCGATGGCAGAAATCCGGTGGTTTTTATGAAAAAGTTCTGGGGGCTCGGTATAAAAAGATGAATCCATTCCAGTCGCTACTGCGTAACCGGGTGAAACTTATGTTCGGTTCCGACTGCATGCCACTTGGTCCGCTATACGGAATTCAGGGAGCGATCAAGCACCCTTCTGAGGATGAACGTCTGAGCATAGCCCAGGCCTTCCTTCTATACACCGAAGCAGGTGCATTTGCCACCTTTGAAGAAAAAAAGAAGGGTAAACTGGAACAGGGATATCTTGCAGATCTCGTCGTGCTGAACGAAAATCCCCTCGAAGAACGAAATTTGCTCAATCTGAAGGTCGAGGGAGTAATGGTTGGCGGGGAAATGGTTTTCAGCAGCATTCCCGAATGGTGGTGCGCGCGAAGATGA